The Leptospira sp. WS60.C2 genome includes the window TCGGATTTTTCTTTGCTTATCTTAACTACATGGGAATTTTATATGTGTTTTTCTAAAACCAAGTCCCTATATCCAGAAACAATTCCCGTTATGCGGGAGATCGTCCATGATAGGAAGCCGACTGGCTTAAAGGCGACTATATTTTACCAGTATTTTTGACAATCTCTCCACCATTGGACACAGGTATAGAAATCTGAAGATCCAGTAACCCATAAATTGGAACAAGCTCTAAAATATTCGCCATCAGAAGAATTTCTTGGAACAGCATTTTTAGGTACTCTATCAACTAGATTGTTGCAAAATTTTTTTTCTTTTTCAATTTTCAAAGCTTGCTCTCGAGCGTAAACTTGATTTGCTTTTTCTCGTTCTTGTTGTCTTTTGGTTAAGAAGGATTCGAAATTTTTAGTCTTGGTAAATTCAGAGTTATTTACGATGTATTGAATTAATTTTGAGTTTTCGAGATCTTTGACCTCCCCACTTGAAGGGAACATTTCATCAAAGCTACCATTGTAAACACCACGATACCCTTCATAGGATATTTCTGCTTTTCCATTTCCATTAACGCAATTTCCATGAAGACATTTCAATGACTGAAGCCCGTTTACATTATCAGACACGAAGGTGAAGTTGTATGGAAAAGATTCAATATCATCGATTCTAACTGACATCGCTACTTTACCTGTTTCAGTAAAATTGACATAGAATTCGTTCTTATTTAAAGAAGTCATCTTTCCAAAGACTGGCTTGAAATGTCCGCTTTCTTTAATACAGGAACCAATAAAGATTTCTCCATTTCTGTATTTTACAGTGCAGATACCATTTTCATTTTCCGTGGCTTGGAAATCCAATATCGTAGTATTATTAAACGCACAGTTAAAGAATATTAAGGCAATTATCAGGTAAAAATATTTTCTTATTTGCATGAGATCTCAATTCCAACTTCATGATAAAGTATCGGTAAGGTAAAAAAAGTGAAAAGTGAAGGTATGAATAAGTGAACGCCTGGATTATAATATATCACACCTCCTCGGGGACAATACTCATAGAAATCTGAAATTTCAATATTCTTTTTTCCTATGGGAATAAGTAAAAAAAGTTTTCCGTAGTAGATAGAATAATCTTTATGATAGTCTTTCTTATTTTTCAGAAATGGAATTGCTTCCACTTCAATTTTTTTCAATTTTCCCTCAGTTAGTTGTTTATTGTTTTCCAAAATATTCAGAGAATTAATTGTTAAAATATCATCGCCATTTCTTATTGATTGGCTTGCGCAATTTAGAAAACTTGTAACTAATAGCGTTAATATAGACAATAAAAACATTATATTTCTTTTCATAGTGATAAGTTTTTACTTATTCTCTCCTTGATTACCTTCGCATCACTTGCAGTCATAGTTGGTCTTAATCCAATTTTAGCTTCGATTTCATTCCTAATTTTTATTTTTAAAGTTTGCTTTGATGATTTCGATATATCCTCTAATTTTGCTAAACAATGCTCGGATAAAGAATAATAGGCCTCGATTTGCTCACACAATTTCAAAATCAGGGAATTAGACTTTTCTATTTCTCTTTTTTCTTTCAGGACTCTATTTGCGATAAAAGCAGAAAGTATTGTTCCAGAAAATCCAAAGAGTCCAGTGATCAATGGAATAATAATATCTTTATCCATTTTACTTTAGTCAAAGTGAATTTACATCTTTTCCTGAACAACTTGTTGCCAATGGACATTTTTTCAAAATTGCCTGTATCTTTTTCCATTCTTCACGACGCTCTTTACTTGCATCCTGTACTTCTTTCAAATAAAAATCTACAATTTGAAGAGCTGTGACTTTATCCTGTGAATTTGTTTGTAGTTTAGGATCAGCACCACTTGAAATTAAAATTTTTACAATATCGGATTTTCCTAATACAGTTGCGTAGTGAATTGGTGCATACTCACTGTAAAGTTGTTCTCCTCCTCGTCCTACGCCATTTAAAAAATAACCATTAATATTTGCTTTTTTACTGATTGCTTCTTTGATCGTTGCTATGTCGTTAACTTCAATGTCATGCATTGTGAAATATGATTGATTATTATCTGTTACAGGTGTTCTGTGCACTGCGTAGAGGACTGCGCAATATTGAATACTAAGGAATGAAATTAATGATATGGTTCTTACGATATACTTCATGTAGCTACCTCGTTTATCAGACGTCAGGCTACTCCCCCCCCCCCCCCCCCCCCCCCCCATCGCATAACAAGTAAAAAATTATGACTGATATAAAAAAATATCGAATTAATAAAAATTTCAATATTTAGCTTTCACTGAAAATAAACTAGATGCGTACACCGACCATCCTAGTTTAGCTATACCTATTTCATTTATTCAACTTCCACGTCTTCAGGTCATTTTAAGTGTATCCTGCCAAACAAAAAAAAGGGAACCATCACCGGGTTCCCTTTGCGTTTTATTTAGATTTGTTTTGATACCCGTCGTTTCGATACGCTTCGCTACTTAGGCGACCATCAATAGAAAAAAGGCCGAGCCTTGAGTAGGCCGAAGGCCGTATCGAAAGGCGGAATTATCTGATCCCTGGTTTGATGTATTTCAATTCATCCAAGTAACGTCCTGTTCCAAGAACCACACAAGTGAGTGGGTTTTCGGCACGGAACACAGGAACACCTGTTTCTTTGGTGAGGTAGTGTTCGAGACCACGGAGGAGACAACCACCACCTGTGAGAACGATTCCTCGTTCCACGATGTCGGCTGCCAGTTCTGGAGGAGTGCGCTCGAGTACCGATTTGATTCCGTCTAGGATTTCGTCTGTTGGTTCTTTGAGGGCTTTACGGATTTCGTTGGAATCGAGTTCGAGGGTGCGTGGGAGACCAGAGATGGCATCACGACCTTTGACTTCCATAGTGTCCACACGTTTGTCAGCGAAGGCAATGGGCACCTCGCATTTTTTCGATTAGGGTGCTCTTTACTTATACGCGACCGGGCTTTCCGTTCCAATCTTTTCACTTGTGTGAAAAGGATTTCCACCTCAATCCCTGGTGCGGGGGGAGGGATTTTTATTCTTGCCGATCCGTAAAATCTGATGGGTAATGATTGCTAAATGAAAATTGTGATTGTTGCAGGACCAAATGGAGCTGGAAAAACAACTTTTGCTCGATTTTTTTTGGGCTCTATGCCTGAAATCTCCCACTATCTGAATGCTGATACAATTGCTGCTGGACTTGCTCCGCTAAAACCTGAAGCTGCAGCAGTGGAAGCAGGTCGATTTCTACTGACACAAATGGATCAGCTTGTAGGACAGAAAATAAACTTTGCATTCGAAACTACTTTATCTTCAAAAAATTATCTACGACGAATCAGAATCTGGAAAGCCTGTGGATATGATGTTAGGCTAGTTTTCCTGAGTCTGCCAAGCCAAGATTTTGCAATCAATCGAGTAAAGCAACGCGTGAAACAGGGCGGTCATAACATTCCAGAAAAAGTAATTCGAAGAAGGTTTAATCGTGGATTAGAGAATTTGGACGCATACAAAAAGATTGTCACAACTTGGCAGGTGTTTGATAATAGTGTTACACCCCCAATTTTAATTGAATCAAGTGATGTACAGAATGAAAAAAGAAAAAAATAATCTAAATGATTCAGTAATTGTGGAGAAGGCTTTGAATGAAGCCGCAAAGTATGC containing:
- a CDS encoding zeta toxin family protein, yielding MKIVIVAGPNGAGKTTFARFFLGSMPEISHYLNADTIAAGLAPLKPEAAAVEAGRFLLTQMDQLVGQKINFAFETTLSSKNYLRRIRIWKACGYDVRLVFLSLPSQDFAINRVKQRVKQGGHNIPEKVIRRRFNRGLENLDAYKKIVTTWQVFDNSVTPPILIESSDVQNEKRKK